CACGGGCTTGAGATCTGGTCATTCCGCCTTTGATACCATGGTTGATACAAGGCGAGTAAGCAATGATCAATGACGGGCCGTGATAAGCTTCCGCCTCGGCTATAGCTTTCAAGGTTTGAGCTTGGTTGGCACCCATAGCGATCTGAGCAACATATACATAACCATAACTCATAGCCATCATGCCCAGATCCTTCTTCTTAACCGACTTACCACCGGCAGCAAACTGAGCAATAGCACCCATAGGAGTTGATTTAGAAGCCTGACCACCTGTATTGGAATAAACTTCTGTATCGAAGACTAGAACGTTAATATCTTCACCGGTTGAAAGGACATGATCCAAACCGCCGTAACCGATATCATATGCCCATCCGTCGCCGCCGAATATCCAGGTAGAACGTTTGCTTAAGTAATCCTTGTTTTCCATGATGTCGGCGATAAGTTTTTGTTCATCCGGATTGTCCGTATGATAATTGCTGAGTGCTTCGACCAAGGATTGAGCCGATTCAATCGTTCCTTCAGTCTTGGCCATGTTGTCTAACCAATTGGCACCGGCAACTTTTACCGCTTCATCAGTGACAGTACGGTTCAATTCCATCAATTTTTCTTTAAGACGGTTACGCAACTGTTTTGCACCGAGCAACATTCCTAAGCCATGTTCAGCGTTATCCTCAAACAAGCTGTTTGCCCATGAAGGACCGCGGCCATGTTCATCGGTTGTATAAGGTTGGGAAGGTGCCGAGCCACCCCAAATCGAAGAACAACCAGTAGCGTTAGAAATCATCATCTTATCACCAAATAGTTGAGTTACCAACTTGGCATAAGGAGTCTCACCACACCCGGCGCAAGCACCGGAAAATTCGAAGTACGGCATATTGAATTGCGTACCTTTGACGATGTTGCTCTTCATCGGATTAGGCTTTTTGGTGACTTTTTCGGTCAAATAAGTCCAGTGTTCACTCTGTTGCATATTCTCGCCGATAGGTTGCATTACCAAAGCCTTGTTCTTGGCCGGGCAAACCTGGGCACAGGATCCGCAACCGGTGCAGTCCAAAACTGACGGCTGAATGATGAATTTATAACCGTCATAAGGTTTGGTACCCTTAATGGTAGTCATCGTAGCCGGAGCCTTAGCCGCCTCTTCTTCGGTAACCAAGAAAGGACGAATTACGCCGTGCGGGCAAACATACGAGCATTGGTTACATTGGATACAATTTTCCGGAATCCAGTGCGGCACATCAACGGCGATACCACGTTTTTCGTATTTGCTCGTACCTTGTGGCAAAGTACCATCTTCCATACCAAGGAAGGTCGAAACCGGCAAGCTATCGCCGTTCTGAGCATTGGTGACATCAGCAATCTTAGAAACGAATTCAGGCACGTTACGTAATTTAGCCGGGCCGTCAACTGCGTTCGCCCAATCGGCCGGATATTTGACTTCATGAATTTTTTCGCAACCGGCATCTACAGCGCCGTAATTCATCTTAACAATTTCATCGCCCTTTTTGCTGTAGGATTTAACGATAGCTTTTTTCATGTATTCGACAGCTTCTTCAATCGGAATGATATTACTCAGCTTAAAGAATGCTGCCTGCATTACGGTGTTGGTACGGCCGCCGAGCCCGAGGCCCTTGGCAATTTCAACCGCATCGATAGTGTAGAAACGGATTTTCTTGGTCGCAATAGCCCGTTTCATTGAAGCCGGCAGGAAGGTATTTAATTCTTCATCCGTCCACAAGGTATTCAGCAGGAAAACCCCGTTATCTTTCAATGATGAAAGCATATCGTACTTGTCGACGTAAGATTGTTGCGAGCAGGAAGCAAAATCAGCCATATCAATCAAGTAGGTGGAGTGAATTGGCGATTTACCAAAACGCAGGTCGGAAATTGTTATACCACCTGACTTTTTAGAGTCATAGCTGAAGTAGGCTTGTGCGTACATGTCAGTATGATCACCGATAATCTTAATCGAGTTTTTGTTGGCACCTACCGTACCATCAGAACCAAGACCCCAGAAACGGCAGGAAACTGTACCGGCCGGCACTGTGTTAATACCTTTAATCGGAGCCAAAGACAGGTTGCTGACATCATCAATAATGCCAATTGTAAAGTTATGACGCGGTTTATCTTCATTAAGATGTTTGAATACGGCCAAGAAATCACCCGGAGTAGTGTTCTTTGAACCTAAACCGTAACGTCCGCCCACAATAATCGGCGGATTCTCGTGGCCATAATAAGCAGTAACAACGTCTTGGAATAGCGGCTCGCCTTGCGCACCGGGTTCTTTCGTACGATCCAGAACAGCGATTTTCTTAGTCGTCTTCGGCAAAGCGTCAACAAAGCGCTTGGTATCGAACGGACGGAACAGGTGAACATTCAGCACACCAACTTTTTCGCCCTTTGCCGTCAAGAAGTCGACGGTTTCTTTCAACGCTTCCACGGCTGAGCCCATGCAAACAACAACTCTTTCAGCTTCCGGATCACCGTAGTAATCGTAAAGTTTGTAGTTGGTGCCGGCTAATTTGTTGATTTCATTCATATAATGTTCAACAATATCAGGCAACTCATTGTAGAAACGATTGGAAGCCTCGCGAACCTGGAAGAAAATATCAGGGTTCATCGCCGAACCACGCAAGGTCGGGTGATTAGGTGATAGAGCTCTTTCACGGAATTCCTTAACCGCCTCATAATCAACCAGCTCAGCCAAGTCATCATATTCCGGTACTTGAATCTTTTGAATTTCGTGCGAAGTACGGAAACCGTCAAAGATATCCATGAACGGAACCCGACTCTTAATAGCCGATAAATGAGCTACACAGGCCATCCATACAACTTCCTGCACGCTGCTGCCGAACAACATAGCGAAACCTGTTTGTCTTGCAGCCATTACATCGGAATGGTCACCGAAAATTGACAAGGCGTGCGTCGCCAATGTACGAGCTGAAATATGGAAAACGCATGGTAGCAATTCACCGGCGATTTTATACATATTAGGAATCATCAGGAGCAAGCCTTGTGAAGCGGTGTAAGTGGTGGTCAAAGCACCGGCGGCAAGGGAACCATGCACGACACCGGAAGCACCCCCTTCAGATTGCATTTCAATAACGTTTACCGTTTGCCCGAAAATGTTTTTACGACCCGCTTGCGCCCACTGGTCAACATAGTCTGCCATCGGTGATGAAGGGGTAATCGGATAGATACCGGCCACTTCAGTAAATGCATATGAGGCATAGGCGGCTGCCGTGTTACCGTCACATGTCATGTACTTCAACTTCTTTGTCATAGACGTCTCTCCTTTATTAGATTTTGTCTTTTGTTTTGTTCCAATAGATCAACTAAAATTATAGCATAATATAGTGGCTTACAAGGGTTTTTGCAGTGATTTCATTTGATATATTGTATTTTTTATCACAGTTTGTGTATAATCATGCATATTTTTGACGCTTTCGGGACATTTTGCCGCTTGGATATATCTCACATAAATTTAGCCTAAGCTAACATCATAATGTACACTCTGCACAAATATCGCATTAACCCTGCAAAAAATTATTCCATTAGCGCGAAAAATAAATCTCTTGCACGCAAAAAAGTACTCCGATCGCCGCAGCAATCGGAGTACTAATTTTGTTTGATAAAACTTTATGGTCATGTAAGGCAGCCAGGTTCACGACCTGAATCCGGCCTCACTGATTAAAGAGCTATTTATGCGTGGTAGGTGTTGCAAATCACCGCGAAATCGGCCGATTTCAGAGAAGCACCTCCGACAAGCCCGCCGTCAATATCCTTTTGGGCATATAATCCCGCGACATTTTTGGCATTTACGCTACCGCCGTACAGTATTCTCACCTTATCAGCATCCGCGGCAGTATACA
This is a stretch of genomic DNA from Mageeibacillus indolicus UPII9-5. It encodes these proteins:
- the nifJ gene encoding pyruvate:ferredoxin (flavodoxin) oxidoreductase; the protein is MTKKLKYMTCDGNTAAAYASYAFTEVAGIYPITPSSPMADYVDQWAQAGRKNIFGQTVNVIEMQSEGGASGVVHGSLAAGALTTTYTASQGLLLMIPNMYKIAGELLPCVFHISARTLATHALSIFGDHSDVMAARQTGFAMLFGSSVQEVVWMACVAHLSAIKSRVPFMDIFDGFRTSHEIQKIQVPEYDDLAELVDYEAVKEFRERALSPNHPTLRGSAMNPDIFFQVREASNRFYNELPDIVEHYMNEINKLAGTNYKLYDYYGDPEAERVVVCMGSAVEALKETVDFLTAKGEKVGVLNVHLFRPFDTKRFVDALPKTTKKIAVLDRTKEPGAQGEPLFQDVVTAYYGHENPPIIVGGRYGLGSKNTTPGDFLAVFKHLNEDKPRHNFTIGIIDDVSNLSLAPIKGINTVPAGTVSCRFWGLGSDGTVGANKNSIKIIGDHTDMYAQAYFSYDSKKSGGITISDLRFGKSPIHSTYLIDMADFASCSQQSYVDKYDMLSSLKDNGVFLLNTLWTDEELNTFLPASMKRAIATKKIRFYTIDAVEIAKGLGLGGRTNTVMQAAFFKLSNIIPIEEAVEYMKKAIVKSYSKKGDEIVKMNYGAVDAGCEKIHEVKYPADWANAVDGPAKLRNVPEFVSKIADVTNAQNGDSLPVSTFLGMEDGTLPQGTSKYEKRGIAVDVPHWIPENCIQCNQCSYVCPHGVIRPFLVTEEEAAKAPATMTTIKGTKPYDGYKFIIQPSVLDCTGCGSCAQVCPAKNKALVMQPIGENMQQSEHWTYLTEKVTKKPNPMKSNIVKGTQFNMPYFEFSGACAGCGETPYAKLVTQLFGDKMMISNATGCSSIWGGSAPSQPYTTDEHGRGPSWANSLFEDNAEHGLGMLLGAKQLRNRLKEKLMELNRTVTDEAVKVAGANWLDNMAKTEGTIESAQSLVEALSNYHTDNPDEQKLIADIMENKDYLSKRSTWIFGGDGWAYDIGYGGLDHVLSTGEDINVLVFDTEVYSNTGGQASKSTPMGAIAQFAAGGKSVKKKDLGMMAMSYGYVYVAQIAMGANQAQTLKAIAEAEAYHGPSLIIAYSPCINHGIKGGMTRSQAREKQAVECGYWHLYRFNPLLAKEGKNPFVLDSKAPDLSKFHDYLTTEVRYSSLAKKYPPEHVEAVFALAEQNAAERYKSYVRKSQESYAE